Proteins encoded by one window of bacterium:
- a CDS encoding ABC transporter substrate-binding protein, with protein sequence MYARTIVFLYVFWILLFNIPEPGYSKQQSTVSTIDSVILQLKWQHQFQFAGYYAAQEKGLYRDAGLNVTIREAADFSEPEKAVLKGKANFGISGSDVVLSHIQGEPVVALIAIFQHSPLVLLTKQNGVIQHIHDIVGKRVMLEPHSHEVLAYLKNEGVSLDRLIRYPHVFDVLPLINDEVDAMSAYITDEPFILNKERIAYQLFSPRASGIDFYGDILFTTAQEIDKNPERVRAFVDASMLGWKYAFENVDEIVDLILLRYSKRHSREHLKYEAEQMRQLVIPEIVEIGYMNPGRWEHIASTYATLGMIPERYSLEGFLYDRAKKSKSPWGYAIMGGLFVILLLLILVGFSQLFRKVLRGEK encoded by the coding sequence ATGTATGCAAGAACGATTGTATTTTTGTATGTTTTCTGGATCTTATTATTCAATATTCCAGAGCCTGGATATTCCAAGCAACAATCTACTGTTTCAACCATAGATTCTGTTATTCTTCAACTAAAATGGCAGCATCAATTCCAGTTCGCTGGTTATTATGCAGCGCAAGAAAAAGGCCTTTATCGTGATGCTGGTCTGAATGTCACTATCCGCGAAGCTGCCGATTTTTCTGAACCGGAAAAGGCTGTTCTCAAAGGCAAAGCAAATTTCGGTATCAGTGGTTCAGACGTGGTGCTTTCGCATATCCAAGGCGAACCGGTGGTTGCCTTGATAGCCATCTTCCAGCATTCTCCTCTAGTCTTGTTAACAAAGCAAAACGGGGTGATTCAACATATTCATGACATTGTGGGTAAGCGGGTAATGCTTGAACCACATTCACACGAAGTGTTGGCATACCTTAAAAACGAGGGGGTATCTTTGGATCGGCTGATTCGCTATCCACATGTATTCGATGTTTTGCCACTCATTAATGACGAAGTTGATGCCATGTCTGCATACATTACTGACGAACCATTTATCCTTAATAAAGAAAGAATAGCTTATCAACTTTTTTCTCCAAGAGCAAGCGGAATTGATTTTTATGGAGACATACTTTTTACCACTGCGCAGGAGATTGACAAGAACCCAGAAAGAGTGCGCGCTTTTGTGGATGCTTCAATGCTCGGGTGGAAATATGCTTTTGAAAATGTTGACGAAATTGTTGACTTAATACTCTTACGTTACAGCAAACGTCATAGTCGTGAACATCTGAAATATGAGGCTGAACAAATGCGCCAACTCGTAATTCCAGAGATAGTTGAAATAGGCTATATGAATCCAGGTAGGTGGGAACACATAGCAAGTACTTACGCAACATTAGGAATGATCCCTGAAAGGTATTCGCTCGAAGGGTTTCTTTATGACAGGGCAAAAAAGTCGAAGTCACCATGGGGCTATGCAATTATGGGTGGATTGTTTGTTATTTTGCTTCTACTCATATTAGTTGGTTTTTCTCAGCTTTTTAGAAAAGTGCTCAGAGGCGAGAAGTAA
- a CDS encoding nucleoside deaminase, which yields MDTFMQAAMNEAERGKQENGIPIGAVLELSGKIIGKGHNKRVQEDDPIMHAEIDCLRNAGRIRSYKGTTLYSTLMPCYLCAGAIVQFGIKKVVVGESETFAGARKFMESHGIEVIDLDLDECKNMMGQFIAQNPELWNEDIGK from the coding sequence GTGGATACTTTCATGCAAGCAGCTATGAACGAGGCTGAGCGAGGAAAGCAAGAAAATGGTATTCCTATTGGTGCCGTCTTAGAACTAAGTGGAAAGATAATTGGGAAAGGACATAACAAAAGAGTACAAGAAGATGATCCAATCATGCACGCGGAAATTGATTGCTTGCGTAACGCAGGAAGAATTAGGAGCTATAAGGGCACAACCTTATACTCAACATTAATGCCATGTTATCTTTGTGCTGGTGCAATAGTTCAATTTGGTATAAAAAAGGTCGTGGTCGGAGAATCTGAGACATTTGCCGGCGCAAGAAAGTTTATGGAATCACATGGCATTGAAGTTATTGACCTCGATTTGGATGAATGTAAAAACATGATGGGTCAATTTATTGCCCAAAATCCGGAATTGTGGAATGAGGATATCGGAAAGTAA